A single genomic interval of Zobellia nedashkovskayae harbors:
- a CDS encoding formimidoylglutamase: MAFDFLVPVEDKVMAHCELFAAQSLGKHTRIHNKRDGLPDLENVSIALLGVKESRNAFEKKTEKLDVSAIRIQLYKLLLGNWNSKLADMGDIEEGATVEDTYFVVKNTLSALLEKKIIPIIIGATQDITYPAYRSFDGIVDLVNLVAVDSRFDFGMDDELISSHSYMSKIITDKPNNLFNFSNIGYQSYFNAQEEIDLMERLFFDAYRLGELGSDISLAEPVLRNAHMISMDARAVRASEIGLSNDFSPNGFTGREICAIARYSGISDKVSIFGIYEMENTNQSCQLMAQIIWYFIEGYNFRRNESPFESSENFTKYIVPTDTEELTFHKSHLTDRWWVEVPSILTPHTKSNSSALLPCTKKDYLEACDQNIPERWFKAYKKGFN; this comes from the coding sequence ATGGCATTTGATTTTTTAGTTCCAGTAGAAGACAAAGTAATGGCTCACTGTGAACTATTTGCCGCCCAATCTTTGGGTAAGCATACAAGAATACATAACAAAAGAGATGGTCTTCCTGATCTGGAAAATGTTTCCATTGCCCTTTTGGGGGTAAAAGAGTCTAGAAACGCTTTTGAAAAGAAGACGGAAAAGCTAGATGTTTCAGCAATTCGTATTCAGCTTTATAAGCTATTGCTAGGAAACTGGAATTCAAAATTGGCCGATATGGGCGATATTGAGGAGGGGGCAACAGTAGAAGACACTTATTTTGTAGTAAAGAATACACTCTCGGCACTTCTTGAAAAGAAAATAATTCCCATTATAATAGGTGCAACTCAAGATATTACGTATCCTGCCTACCGTTCGTTTGACGGTATTGTAGACTTGGTGAATTTGGTTGCGGTAGACAGTAGGTTTGACTTTGGTATGGATGATGAGCTTATCTCATCACATTCATACATGAGCAAGATTATTACTGATAAGCCCAATAATCTATTCAATTTCTCTAATATAGGGTATCAAAGCTATTTTAATGCGCAAGAAGAAATAGACCTAATGGAGCGCCTCTTTTTTGATGCCTACCGTTTAGGTGAGCTGGGTTCTGATATTTCTTTAGCCGAACCAGTCCTGCGTAATGCACATATGATAAGTATGGATGCTCGAGCAGTTAGAGCTAGTGAAATTGGATTATCTAATGATTTTTCTCCCAACGGATTTACTGGAAGAGAGATATGTGCCATAGCAAGATATTCGGGAATTAGTGATAAAGTGAGTATTTTTGGCATCTATGAAATGGAAAATACCAATCAATCGTGCCAGCTGATGGCCCAGATAATTTGGTATTTCATCGAAGGTTACAATTTTAGAAGAAACGAATCGCCTTTTGAGAGTAGTGAAAACTTTACAAAGTATATTGTACCCACAGATACCGAAGAGCTTACCTTTCACAAGAGTCACCTAACAGATAGGTGGTGGGTAGAGGTGCCTTCTATACTAACGCCGCATACTAAATCAAATTCATCGGCGTTATTACCATGCACTAAAAAGGACTATTTGGAAGCGTGCGACCAAAACATTCCTGAGCGGTGGTTCAAGGCCTATAAAAAAGGTTTTAATTGA